A region of Longimicrobiaceae bacterium DNA encodes the following proteins:
- a CDS encoding GntR family transcriptional regulator: protein MFHVDPGDPTPVEAQLVRTIRSAVGAGLLEPGDPLPTVRQLAVELRVNANAVENAYAELRAQGVLEDRPGKGTRVRSAREAIRREELYLELAALEDSFLREAAALGFSLDDVIIHLDQRRSA, encoded by the coding sequence ATGTTCCACGTAGACCCCGGCGACCCAACCCCGGTCGAGGCGCAGCTCGTCCGCACCATCCGCTCCGCCGTGGGCGCGGGGCTGCTGGAGCCGGGCGACCCCCTCCCCACCGTCCGGCAGCTCGCCGTGGAGCTGCGGGTCAACGCCAACGCCGTGGAGAACGCGTACGCGGAGCTGCGGGCGCAGGGGGTGCTGGAGGACCGTCCCGGGAAGGGGACCCGGGTCCGCTCCGCCCGCGAGGCGATCCGCCGGGAGGAGCTGTACCTGGAGCTGGCCGCGCTGGAGGACTCGTTCCTCCGGGAGGCCGCGGCGCTCGGCTTCTCGCTCGACGACGTAATCATCCACCTCGACCAGCGCCGCAGCGCGTAG
- a CDS encoding slipin family protein: MAATDLVPVRPNLPVPKAPRANILAALSLAAPSLAGVAVTAATGSALATLAGVGVGLVAALSPKIARQWERAVVLRWGRYVGLKGPGPFWIIPFVDTIPAWIDQRTVTTSFAAEETLTSDTVPVNVDAVLFWTVYDPEKAALEVQDYAQAVSWAAQTGLRDIIGRTSLTELLRGRERIEKELQALIDERTTPWGVTVHSVEMRDVVIPASLQDAMSREAQAAREKQARIILGEAEVEIAQLFAKASEAYRQNPTALQLRQMNILYEGLKQKGGMMVVPSSIVDSMGPAGVMSAAALARQAEADRRAQPELRVVEE; the protein is encoded by the coding sequence ATGGCCGCTACCGACCTGGTGCCCGTCCGTCCGAACCTGCCGGTTCCCAAGGCCCCCCGCGCCAACATCCTGGCCGCGCTCAGCCTGGCCGCGCCCTCCCTGGCGGGCGTCGCCGTAACTGCGGCGACCGGGAGCGCCCTCGCCACGCTCGCGGGGGTGGGGGTGGGGCTGGTGGCGGCGCTCTCCCCCAAGATCGCCCGGCAGTGGGAGCGTGCCGTGGTGCTTCGCTGGGGGCGCTACGTGGGGCTCAAGGGCCCCGGCCCCTTCTGGATCATCCCCTTCGTGGACACCATCCCCGCCTGGATCGACCAGCGCACCGTCACTACCAGCTTCGCCGCGGAGGAGACGCTGACCTCCGACACCGTCCCAGTGAACGTGGACGCGGTGCTCTTCTGGACGGTGTACGACCCGGAGAAGGCGGCCCTGGAGGTGCAGGACTATGCCCAGGCGGTGAGCTGGGCGGCGCAGACCGGGCTCCGCGACATCATCGGCCGCACCTCGCTCACGGAGCTGCTGCGCGGGCGCGAGCGGATCGAGAAGGAGCTGCAGGCGCTGATCGACGAGCGCACGACCCCCTGGGGCGTCACGGTGCACTCGGTGGAGATGCGCGACGTGGTGATCCCGGCCTCGCTGCAGGACGCCATGTCGCGCGAGGCGCAGGCGGCACGCGAGAAGCAGGCGCGCATCATCCTGGGCGAGGCGGAGGTGGAGATCGCCCAGCTCTTCGCGAAGGCGTCGGAGGCGTACCGGCAGAACCCCACCGCCCTGCAGCTGCGGCAGATGAACATCCTCTACGAGGGATTGAAGCAGAAGGGCGGGATGATGGTGGTCCCCAGCAGCATCGTGGACTCCATGGGCCCGGCCGGGGTGATGAGCGCCGCCGCGCTCGCCA